The Pedosphaera parvula Ellin514 nucleotide sequence TCCAGCGCATGTATTTCCTTCTCCAGCTTGTGCACTAATTGCTGATGATCCTTGCGCTCACGGGATCGGGCCTGGCGTTCTTCTGCTTCCTGGCGCTTTTGCTCCTTGGTTTTGAAACTGGCCTTCTCGGTGGGATCTTGTCGCACAACTTCGACCTTGGCGCCAGCCGTCAACGCCTCGCGTGCGGATGTCGCCTTGGTTTTGTCCAGGTAATACTGGTAATCACCCGCATAATGGGTGAGCCGACCGGCATTGACATGCACTACATGGTTAGCCAATGCTCGAATAAAATACACATCGTGACTGATGAAAATCACCGTCCCCGAGAACTGCTTCAGCGCTTCGATCAGTGCATCGATGCTGGGAATATCCAAATGAGTGGTGGGCTCATCCATCAACAGCAAGTTCGGGGGATCCAGTAACAATTTCACCAGCGCCAGGCGGCTCTTCTCACCACCACTCAACACGCTTACCTTCTTGAAAACGTCGTCACCTCGGAACAAAAAGCAACCAAGGAGTGTTCGCACCGATTGTTCAGTAATGCGCTGCGGCGTATCCAATGCCTCTTCCAGGACCGTCCGCCGTGGTTCCAGCATTTCCACCCGATACTGGGAGTAATAGCCGGCTTTTACATTATGCCCCAGTTCGCGGGTACCTCCCTGCAATGGAAATGCGCCAGCCAATATTTTTAACAGCGTCGACTTCCCGGCGCCATTTGGCCCGACCAACACCGTCCGCTGCCCGCGCTCAGCTTGAAAATCGATCCCGCTGTAAACCACATTGTCTCCGTACGCATGATGCACTGCTTCCAGCGTGATCACCTTGAGTCCGCTTCGCTGCGGTTGCGGAAAAGTAAAGCTGATCTTTTTATTTTCGCTTTCCGGCGCCTCGAGTTTTTCCATGCGCTCAATCTGCTTTAGCTTGCTCTGCGCCTGCGCAGCCTTGCTCGCCTTGGCCCGGAAACGCTCCACGAACTCCATCAAGTGGGCAATTTCCTTTTGCTGGTTCTTATATGCGGTCAGCAATCGCTCCTCGTTTGCCTCACGTTGCACCAGGTAATCTTCGTAGTTGCCGCGATATTGAAAAATTTGTGATTGGCGGATCTCCACGATGCTGCTCACCAGTTGATTGAGAAATTCGCGATCGTGCGAAATCATCAGAAT carries:
- a CDS encoding ABC-F family ATP-binding cassette domain-containing protein: MLTISQISKSFGGRTLFEDVTLQVNREDRIGLVGPNGAGKSTLFSLILQTESPDDGQITFQRNVTVGFLPQESAPAGDETVLELATAITPEIVKLQKLIKAWDSDHPTEVEHHDDAHARFDELGGYQLESKAKQILSGLSFREKDFNRPAREMSGGWVMRAHLARLLVQEPDLLMLDEPTNHLDLEALLWFQEYLQGYPGAILMISHDREFLNQLVSSIVEIRQSQIFQYRGNYEDYLVQREANEERLLTAYKNQQKEIAHLMEFVERFRAKASKAAQAQSKLKQIERMEKLEAPESENKKISFTFPQPQRSGLKVITLEAVHHAYGDNVVYSGIDFQAERGQRTVLVGPNGAGKSTLLKILAGAFPLQGGTRELGHNVKAGYYSQYRVEMLEPRRTVLEEALDTPQRITEQSVRTLLGCFLFRGDDVFKKVSVLSGGEKSRLALVKLLLDPPNLLLMDEPTTHLDIPSIDALIEALKQFSGTVIFISHDVYFIRALANHVVHVNAGRLTHYAGDYQYYLDKTKATSAREALTAGAKVEVVRQDPTEKASFKTKEQKRQEAEERQARSRERKDHQQLVHKLEKEIHALEQKQVELTAELEKPETYQTAGRAMEINRELVHVQDKLAELTPKWEQASLKLEASA